Proteins from a single region of Syntrophales bacterium:
- a CDS encoding iron-sulfur cluster-binding domain-containing protein codes for MRPDILTKIEGYDRVVREREICRKYGTDFSVERGAVEEYVRRLHPDRMRLKVSEIFDETPSAKTLRLVSTDGPLPPFQAGQYVCIYCDIGNVRTGRPYSISSPPGHRGYYDITVKAVEDGFVSSFLLSGVRRGDILETSGPEGHFHFNPILHDRELVLLAGGSGITPFMSMIREALESGLDRTFWLFHGDRESGEAIFREELERLAARFTNLRYIPVIENPSPGYGGACGYITADLIRREAGDAAGKTFFLCGPGEMYRFCIPEILSLDVPSGKIRREVFGPPKSISRSPGWPAEVREDDRFNVSLKGGKSFPAMAGEPLLVALERSGIVIPSLCRSGECSQCRVKLLSGRVYQPEGTLVRRSDRQYGYIHSCAAYPLEDLEILL; via the coding sequence ATGAGGCCTGACATTCTGACGAAAATCGAAGGATACGACCGGGTCGTCCGGGAACGGGAGATCTGCCGGAAATACGGGACCGACTTCAGCGTCGAACGCGGCGCCGTAGAGGAATACGTCCGGCGTCTCCACCCCGACCGGATGCGCCTGAAGGTGTCGGAGATCTTCGACGAGACGCCTTCGGCGAAAACACTTCGCCTCGTCTCAACCGACGGTCCCCTGCCCCCCTTCCAGGCGGGCCAGTACGTCTGCATCTACTGCGATATCGGAAACGTCCGCACCGGCCGCCCCTACAGCATCTCCTCTCCGCCCGGGCACCGGGGTTATTACGACATCACCGTCAAGGCCGTGGAAGACGGATTCGTCTCGTCCTTTCTGCTGAGCGGCGTCCGGCGGGGCGACATCCTCGAGACCTCCGGACCGGAGGGGCATTTCCATTTCAACCCGATCCTCCACGACCGCGAGCTGGTGCTCCTGGCCGGAGGGAGCGGGATTACACCCTTCATGAGCATGATCCGGGAAGCCCTCGAAAGCGGGCTCGACCGCACGTTCTGGCTTTTTCACGGAGACCGGGAGTCCGGAGAGGCGATTTTCCGGGAGGAGCTGGAGCGCCTGGCGGCCCGCTTCACGAATCTGCGATACATCCCGGTGATCGAGAATCCCTCGCCCGGATATGGCGGGGCCTGCGGCTACATCACGGCGGACCTGATCCGCCGGGAGGCAGGAGATGCCGCGGGAAAGACCTTCTTCCTCTGCGGACCCGGCGAGATGTACCGGTTCTGCATCCCCGAGATTCTCTCCCTGGACGTGCCTTCCGGAAAGATCCGCCGGGAGGTCTTCGGACCGCCGAAATCGATTTCCCGTTCCCCCGGCTGGCCGGCGGAGGTGCGGGAAGATGACCGCTTCAACGTCTCGCTCAAAGGCGGGAAAAGCTTTCCGGCAATGGCCGGAGAGCCGCTGCTGGTCGCCCTGGAGCGAAGCGGCATCGTGATTCCCTCCCTGTGCCGCTCGGGGGAGTGCAGCCAATGCCGGGTGAAGCTGCTGTCCGGACGGGTCTACCAGCCAGAGGGAACCCTGGTCCGGCGGTCCGACCGGCAGTACGGCTACATCCACTCCTGTGCCGCTTATCCCCTGGAGGACCTGGAGATTCTCCTGTAG
- a CDS encoding acyl-CoA dehydratase activase: MLTVGIDVGSISTKAALLEDGRFIRGRIAFTGYNAEAAGRRIYEEILRESGLAEDAVGGIVATGYGRKSVSFAGRAVTEILCHAAGARFLDPETRSVVDIGGQDSKAIVLEADGRVKTFAMNDKCAAGTGRFLEVMARALEVDLERFGALSLQAESPARISSLCTVFAESEVISLIARGEQRENIVAGIHESIGSRVSAMARRLGMVPPVMMTGGVARNTGVVQALGKALDLTLRVSPQAQLTGAIGAAVLAARKE; the protein is encoded by the coding sequence ATGCTCACGGTCGGCATCGACGTCGGTTCCATCAGCACCAAGGCGGCCCTCCTCGAGGACGGCCGGTTCATCCGGGGGAGGATCGCCTTCACCGGCTACAATGCCGAGGCGGCGGGACGGCGGATCTACGAGGAGATCCTCCGGGAGTCGGGACTGGCGGAAGACGCCGTCGGCGGGATCGTCGCCACCGGCTACGGCCGGAAGAGCGTTTCCTTCGCCGGGCGCGCCGTCACGGAGATCCTCTGCCATGCCGCGGGGGCCCGTTTCCTGGATCCGGAAACCCGCTCCGTCGTGGACATCGGCGGCCAGGACAGCAAGGCTATCGTCCTGGAGGCGGACGGGCGGGTCAAGACCTTCGCCATGAACGACAAGTGCGCCGCCGGAACGGGGCGCTTCCTGGAGGTCATGGCCCGGGCCCTGGAGGTGGACCTGGAGCGTTTCGGCGCCCTCTCCCTCCAGGCGGAGTCGCCCGCCAGGATCAGCAGCCTCTGCACCGTCTTTGCCGAGTCGGAGGTGATCTCCCTCATCGCCCGGGGGGAACAGCGGGAAAACATCGTCGCCGGGATCCACGAATCCATCGGGTCCCGCGTCTCCGCCATGGCCAGGCGGCTCGGGATGGTCCCTCCGGTGATGATGACCGGCGGCGTGGCCCGGAACACCGGCGTCGTGCAGGCCCTGGGGAAGGCCCTCGACCTGACCCTCAGGGTCTCCCCACAGGCCCAGCTCACCGGAGCCATCGGCGCTGCAGTCCTGGCCGCCCGGAAGGAATAG
- a CDS encoding DUF748 domain-containing protein, whose translation MSRFKKIAIGLVLFLAVLIVSSYLLVPPILKSVLTKKLSETLHREVTLERIQFNPLTLALSVHGFGIRERGGAESFVSFQELLVDLQMLSVARRALILSEVKLVKPSIRIVRNPDGSYNFSDLLVKAPEGEKKEPGKPFLFSLNNIRLIDGRLEFIDGPKDTKHTAENVQAGIPFISNMEYALETKVEPSFSAVINGDPYTLSGVTKPFKDSRETEFKISIKDLDIPYYLAYIPMKRNFILSSAKLDVDSTLTYRQEKGNSPVLILKGKTVLREVVLQDLRKAPLLRFPSLTVDTADLEPLAGRIHLAKVALEAPEVNVRRNAAGEINLLALVPGKTKEEPKTEGKKETPAAKAAPPPAKAGTIVEIDELLLEKGAVSFRDETTPVPFSLPLRDIRLEVRNLSTASGKEGTVDLSVGFPKRGVLSLKGPFTITPVSTSLAVDVKDIDLPGFQPYWAEAVNLHVTGGKIGARGKLDLAPAEKPPRIRYAGRLMVTRFASIDKVQAADFLKWKSLYLNDLDAVVFPLKVQIRQVALTDFYSRVMVYPDATLNVQKIAAEKKKEEAGKPPAKSEAAGPPQKGLAKDEKGKPPAGPDITIGAITLQGGEIDFLDNHIKPTFSGRLVEIGGRIGRISSREEIQGDVDLRGKLDGYAPLEITGRINPLSRDLFVDLKASFKDMDLSPVTPYSGRYAGYAIEKGKLSFDLKYLIEKKKLESQNVVFIDQLTLGEKVESPQATKLPVSLAISLLKDRHGQIKLDIPVAGTLDDPKFSVWRIVIQVLVNILTKAATAPFALLGSLMGGGEEMSYVEFSAGSAAVGEANVKKLATLGKALKERPSLKMDIEGFVDREQDREGLRTTLFLRKLKVQKLNESLKKGGAPIPVDDVKIDPAERDRYLKMAYDAETFPKPRNIIGMAKSLPPAEMEKLMLTNIEVRDEDLRLLASRRANAVRDVLLKSGDVTPDRVFIVEPKSLTPQKKEKLKDSRVDFRLK comes from the coding sequence ATGAGCCGCTTCAAGAAAATCGCCATCGGGCTGGTTTTGTTTCTGGCTGTCCTGATCGTTTCCTCCTACCTTCTGGTCCCGCCGATCCTCAAGTCGGTCCTGACGAAGAAGCTCTCCGAGACCCTGCATCGCGAGGTGACCCTGGAGCGGATCCAGTTCAACCCCCTCACCCTCGCCCTTTCGGTCCATGGATTCGGCATCCGGGAGCGGGGCGGCGCCGAGTCCTTCGTTTCCTTCCAGGAACTGCTCGTGGACCTGCAGATGCTGTCGGTGGCCAGGCGGGCTCTCATCCTCAGCGAGGTAAAGCTGGTAAAGCCCTCCATCCGAATCGTCCGCAATCCCGACGGGAGCTACAACTTCTCCGATCTCCTGGTGAAGGCGCCGGAGGGAGAAAAGAAGGAGCCCGGGAAACCGTTCCTCTTCTCCCTGAACAACATCCGGCTCATCGACGGCCGCCTTGAGTTCATCGACGGCCCGAAGGACACGAAGCACACCGCCGAGAACGTCCAGGCGGGAATCCCCTTCATCTCCAACATGGAATACGCCCTGGAGACGAAGGTGGAACCCTCCTTTTCCGCCGTGATCAACGGCGATCCCTACACCCTTTCGGGAGTCACGAAACCCTTCAAGGACTCCCGGGAGACGGAGTTCAAGATCTCGATCAAGGACCTGGATATCCCGTATTACCTCGCCTACATTCCGATGAAGCGGAATTTCATCCTCTCCTCGGCGAAACTGGACGTGGACTCAACCCTCACCTACCGGCAGGAGAAGGGGAATTCGCCGGTTCTGATCCTGAAGGGAAAGACGGTGCTCCGTGAGGTTGTCCTCCAGGACCTCCGGAAGGCCCCCCTCCTGAGGTTCCCGTCCCTCACCGTGGACACGGCCGATCTGGAGCCGCTGGCCGGCAGGATCCACCTGGCGAAGGTGGCCCTGGAGGCCCCGGAGGTGAACGTCCGCCGGAACGCGGCAGGAGAAATCAACCTGCTGGCCCTGGTTCCGGGAAAAACAAAGGAAGAGCCGAAGACGGAGGGGAAAAAGGAAACACCCGCCGCGAAAGCCGCCCCACCTCCGGCCAAGGCGGGCACGATCGTGGAGATCGACGAGCTGCTCCTCGAAAAGGGCGCCGTCTCCTTCCGGGATGAGACGACGCCGGTGCCATTTTCGCTCCCGCTCCGGGACATCCGCCTGGAGGTGCGCAACCTCTCCACGGCCTCCGGCAAGGAGGGGACCGTCGATCTCTCCGTCGGCTTCCCGAAACGGGGCGTCCTCTCCCTGAAGGGGCCGTTTACCATTACGCCGGTCTCAACCAGCCTGGCCGTCGACGTGAAGGACATCGACCTGCCGGGCTTCCAGCCCTACTGGGCGGAAGCGGTGAATCTCCATGTGACGGGCGGCAAGATCGGCGCCAGGGGAAAGCTCGATCTCGCCCCGGCGGAAAAGCCGCCCCGGATCCGCTATGCCGGCCGGCTCATGGTCACCCGCTTCGCCTCCATCGACAAGGTCCAGGCGGCGGATTTCCTGAAGTGGAAATCCCTGTACCTGAACGACCTCGACGCCGTGGTGTTTCCCCTGAAGGTGCAGATCCGCCAGGTGGCGCTGACGGATTTCTACAGCCGGGTCATGGTCTATCCGGACGCCACCCTGAACGTCCAGAAAATCGCCGCGGAGAAGAAGAAGGAAGAAGCGGGAAAGCCTCCGGCAAAGAGTGAAGCGGCCGGGCCGCCGCAGAAAGGGCTGGCGAAAGACGAGAAGGGGAAACCTCCGGCGGGGCCGGACATCACCATCGGCGCCATCACCCTCCAGGGCGGCGAGATCGACTTCCTGGACAACCACATCAAGCCCACCTTCTCCGGCCGGCTCGTCGAGATCGGGGGACGCATCGGCAGGATATCCTCCCGGGAGGAAATCCAGGGAGACGTGGACCTGAGGGGCAAACTCGACGGGTACGCCCCGCTGGAGATCACCGGCAGGATCAACCCCCTGAGCAGGGACCTCTTCGTGGACCTGAAGGCCTCCTTCAAGGACATGGACCTGAGTCCGGTAACGCCCTACTCGGGCAGATACGCCGGCTACGCCATCGAGAAGGGCAAGCTGTCCTTCGACCTGAAGTACCTGATCGAGAAGAAAAAGCTGGAATCGCAGAACGTCGTCTTCATCGACCAGCTCACCCTGGGAGAAAAAGTCGAGAGCCCCCAGGCCACGAAGCTCCCGGTCTCCCTGGCGATCTCCCTCCTGAAGGACCGCCACGGCCAGATCAAGCTCGACATTCCTGTGGCGGGAACCCTGGACGACCCGAAATTCAGCGTCTGGCGGATCGTCATCCAGGTCCTGGTGAACATCCTGACGAAGGCCGCCACGGCGCCCTTCGCCCTCCTGGGTTCCCTGATGGGCGGCGGGGAGGAGATGAGCTACGTGGAGTTCAGCGCCGGCAGCGCCGCCGTGGGCGAAGCAAACGTAAAGAAGCTCGCGACCCTCGGGAAGGCCCTGAAAGAACGGCCTTCCCTGAAAATGGACATCGAGGGGTTCGTGGACCGCGAACAGGACCGGGAAGGCCTCCGGACAACCCTGTTCCTGAGAAAACTGAAGGTGCAGAAGCTGAACGAGAGCCTGAAGAAGGGCGGCGCCCCGATCCCCGTGGATGACGTGAAGATCGACCCGGCAGAGCGCGACCGCTACCTGAAAATGGCCTACGACGCCGAAACGTTTCCGAAGCCGAGGAACATCATCGGCATGGCCAAGAGCCTGCCGCCGGCGGAGATGGAGAAGCTGATGCTGACCAACATCGAGGTCCGGGACGAAGACCTCCGCCTGCTGGCATCCAGGAGGGCGAATGCGGTCCGGGACGTCCTCCTGAAGTCCGGGGACGTGACGCCGGACCGAGTCTTCATCGTGGAGCCGAAGTCCCTGACCCCGCAGAAGAAGGAAAAGCTGAAGGACAGCCGGGTGGATTTCCGCCTGAAATAA
- a CDS encoding NAD(P)/FAD-dependent oxidoreductase, whose amino-acid sequence MTDYDAIVIGAGNGGLAAAAALARGGARVLVLERHNIPGGCATSFCRGRFEFEVSLHQLSGLGRPDFPGPLRGLLQNLGVLGKLEFVEMENLFRFIVPDRVDVVLPANRAGIVRVLQERFPEEKEGIDRFFDLVYRFFQEVISAFYLRDPEVTPEKYPLYFQYAFRDSQSVLDEYFRDPYLKLVIAGYWGYMGLPPRLLAFSDLAALLFAYIEFKPWHIRGGSQALSNALAAVVLEAGGEIRFSCGAARIVTRDSTVQAVVTDRGEEITARYVVSNASAVATFAGLLDGGEERKDALREVRGAVVGTSFLTVYAGLRCPPEAVSISETTNFVCTSTDMDRDFALCRTLDVSGPPLIMSCYDVSDPTFSPEGACQAAIVTMKYAEPWLRVPPEEYAAEKYRAAETILRRIEPHFPGFTANIEEMEVATPITHMRYLGHPGGSPYGFEQHVKDSTLFRNPKPPVKGLYGTGAWYGMPGYQPTLTSGAAAARAILREMSRKENAQ is encoded by the coding sequence ATGACCGACTATGATGCCATTGTGATCGGTGCCGGAAACGGCGGGCTCGCCGCCGCGGCCGCGCTGGCCCGGGGAGGCGCCCGGGTGCTGGTCCTGGAACGCCACAACATCCCCGGCGGATGCGCCACGAGTTTCTGCCGGGGCCGGTTCGAGTTCGAAGTATCGCTTCACCAGCTCTCCGGCCTCGGACGCCCCGACTTCCCGGGTCCCCTCCGGGGACTCCTGCAGAACCTCGGGGTTCTCGGCAAACTTGAGTTCGTGGAGATGGAAAATCTGTTCCGTTTCATCGTCCCGGACCGGGTCGACGTGGTCCTGCCGGCGAACCGGGCCGGCATCGTCCGGGTTCTCCAGGAGCGGTTCCCCGAAGAAAAGGAAGGAATCGACCGCTTCTTCGACCTGGTGTACCGCTTCTTCCAGGAGGTCATCAGCGCCTTCTACCTTCGGGACCCCGAGGTGACGCCGGAGAAGTACCCCCTCTATTTCCAGTATGCCTTTCGGGACTCCCAGAGCGTCCTGGACGAGTATTTCCGGGACCCCTACCTGAAGCTCGTCATCGCCGGCTACTGGGGCTACATGGGGCTGCCGCCTCGGCTGCTCGCCTTCAGCGACCTGGCCGCCCTCCTCTTCGCCTACATCGAGTTCAAGCCCTGGCACATCCGGGGCGGTTCCCAGGCCCTTTCCAACGCGCTGGCCGCGGTCGTCCTGGAAGCCGGTGGTGAAATCCGGTTCTCCTGCGGGGCGGCGCGCATCGTCACGCGCGATAGTACCGTGCAGGCCGTCGTGACCGACCGGGGGGAGGAGATCACGGCGCGATACGTCGTTTCCAACGCCTCCGCGGTGGCCACCTTCGCCGGTCTCCTCGACGGCGGGGAAGAACGGAAAGACGCCCTCCGGGAAGTCCGGGGGGCCGTGGTGGGCACCTCGTTCCTCACCGTTTACGCGGGCCTCCGCTGCCCCCCCGAGGCGGTGTCCATCTCGGAGACGACCAACTTCGTCTGCACCTCCACCGACATGGACCGGGACTTCGCCCTCTGCCGGACCCTCGACGTGAGCGGTCCACCGCTCATCATGAGCTGTTACGACGTCTCGGATCCAACGTTCTCGCCGGAGGGAGCCTGCCAGGCCGCCATTGTAACCATGAAGTACGCAGAGCCGTGGCTCCGGGTTCCTCCGGAGGAATACGCCGCCGAGAAGTACCGGGCCGCCGAGACGATCCTCCGGCGGATCGAGCCGCACTTCCCGGGCTTCACGGCGAACATCGAAGAGATGGAGGTCGCCACGCCGATCACGCACATGCGCTACCTGGGCCATCCCGGCGGGAGCCCCTACGGCTTCGAGCAGCACGTCAAGGACTCGACCCTGTTCCGGAACCCCAAGCCGCCCGTCAAGGGGCTTTACGGCACCGGGGCGTGGTACGGGATGCCGGGCTACCAGCCGACCCTCACCTCGGGGGCCGCGGCGGCGCGGGCGATCCTGCGGGAGATGAGCAGAAAGGAGAACGCGCAATGA
- a CDS encoding SDR family oxidoreductase — protein MNGITYDLSGKVAVVTGGSRGIGLEIADSLLQQGAKVAICGRKSDGLDSAKAILNGGDSLLAVQAHVAQEADVERLFNDVVARFGTVDILVNNVGMNLMSASLIDTELAVWQRIMDGNLTGAFLCARRAGAIMREKKRGKIVSISSLAGTRATPGMSVYGIAKAALEMMTKVLASELAPFNIQANAIAPGLVKTNFSKLFWSSPELAALITQKTPAGRISEPSDLVHAVLFLCSGCSDFITGQTIAVDGGASIV, from the coding sequence ATGAACGGCATCACCTATGACTTGAGCGGCAAGGTGGCGGTGGTAACCGGCGGCAGCCGGGGAATCGGGCTGGAGATCGCGGACAGCCTGCTCCAGCAGGGGGCGAAGGTGGCCATCTGCGGACGGAAGTCGGACGGCCTGGACTCGGCAAAGGCCATCCTCAACGGCGGCGACAGCCTGCTGGCCGTTCAGGCCCACGTAGCCCAGGAAGCGGACGTGGAGAGGCTCTTCAACGACGTTGTGGCCCGGTTCGGAACCGTCGACATCCTCGTCAACAACGTGGGGATGAACCTGATGAGCGCCTCCCTGATCGACACGGAGCTCGCCGTCTGGCAGCGGATCATGGACGGGAACCTCACGGGGGCCTTCCTCTGCGCCCGCCGGGCCGGAGCGATCATGCGGGAGAAGAAGCGGGGCAAGATCGTCAGCATCTCCTCCCTGGCGGGCACGCGGGCGACACCGGGCATGAGCGTCTACGGCATCGCCAAGGCCGCCCTGGAGATGATGACGAAGGTCCTGGCCTCGGAGCTGGCCCCGTTCAACATCCAGGCCAACGCCATCGCCCCGGGCCTCGTGAAAACCAACTTCAGCAAACTTTTCTGGTCCTCGCCGGAACTGGCCGCGCTGATCACCCAGAAAACCCCCGCCGGACGGATCTCCGAGCCGTCGGACCTGGTCCACGCGGTCCTGTTCCTCTGCTCGGGCTGCTCCGATTTCATCACCGGCCAGACCATCGCCGTCGACGGCGGGGCCTCGATCGTCTGA